A window of the Gossypium hirsutum isolate 1008001.06 chromosome A05, Gossypium_hirsutum_v2.1, whole genome shotgun sequence genome harbors these coding sequences:
- the LOC121229696 gene encoding uncharacterized protein produces the protein MTSYDDLGRVQFCLGGLVCQLRVLKFSTALGLCTKEFKEKIDLHALNRHIHRSPSRYWDALVLGGDTYHPSRSKASTFPPSLSTDTSSTLPISSPSRFNTRQSGIGRGSSPLAPTLLGWLDTSGSSAP, from the exons ATGACGAGTTACGATGATCTCGGCAGGGTCCAATTTTGCCTAGGCGGGTTAGTCTGCCAACTCAGGGTTTTAAAATTCAGTACAGCGCTAGGTTTATGTACGAAAGAATTCAAGGAGAAGAttgacttacatgctctcaaccgccacatccatcgttctccttcacgGTACTGGGATGCATTAGTACTAGGTGGGGACACCTACCATCCTAGCCGATCCAAGGCATCGActttccctccatctctgag CACGgacacgtcatcgaccttgcctatttcatcgccctcgcgaTTCAACACCAGACAGAGCGGgatcggaagggggtcatctccattggcccctacgttacttggttggctcgacacttcgggctcttCAGCACCGTAG